CGGCGCGGCTGCTTCCTTGCCGCAGAGATTGCTCTGGCGCCCCCTGGCGGCCACGCGCGGGTCGGCGGGGGACGCAGGGAGGGCCGCGGGGCGCCTTCAATGCCCGCTCCACCGCTCCCCCACGGCGGCCTTTTCTTCCCTCTACAGCGCGAGCGTTTAAAAAACATCGAACGCATCTGCTGCCTCCTGAGGAAGGTCAGTGTCAGCGCTGGTAGCGGGAGGCTCGTGGCCCAGCTCAGCCCTACTCGCTGTGACCCGGAGTAAAGCCAGTCAGCCACCGGGAGGGAGTGGGAGTCCCCAGGGGTCACGGGGAGCACCTCCCAAATCCCAGCTCCCCTCTGTGCCCTTGCCACTGGGGTCTGTCCTAGCACCAGGCAGCTGACCTCtcgccctccctccccagctggtGGTCCCAGAATACTCCATCCACGGCCTCTTCTGTCTGATGTTTCTGTGTGCAGCAGAGTGGGTGACCCTGGGCCTCAACATCCCCCTCCTCTTCTACCACCTCTGGAGGTGAGAGACTCCACATCCCCCTCTTCTACCACTTCTGGCAGCGGGGAGTGAGATGGAAGAGCAGGGGCAGGATGGGGGTGGAGCTCTGATGTGGGCACTcaagcccctccctccctcctccccccaccccaccaggtaCTTCCATCGCCCTGCGGATGGCTCTGAGGTCATGTATGATGCGGTCTCCATCATGAATGCTGACATCCTCAACTACTGCCAGAA
This is a stretch of genomic DNA from Canis aureus isolate CA01 chromosome 21, VMU_Caureus_v.1.0, whole genome shotgun sequence. It encodes these proteins:
- the CNIH2 gene encoding protein cornichon homolog 2, with protein sequence MAFTFAAFCYMLTLVLCASLIFFVIWHIIAFDELRTDFKNPIDQGNPARARERLKNIERICCLLRKLVVPEYSIHGLFCLMFLCAAEWVTLGLNIPLLFYHLWRYFHRPADGSEVMYDAVSIMNADILNYCQKESWCKLAFYLLSFFYYLYSMVYTLVSF